The following proteins are encoded in a genomic region of Drosophila miranda strain MSH22 chromosome 4, D.miranda_PacBio2.1, whole genome shotgun sequence:
- the LOC108162806 gene encoding protein Wnt-6 isoform X2, with product MDLCSTLLLHSLAEGTNILLDPNLMCKKTRRLRGKLAEICRHDSALLKEIINGINLGFRECEFQFRNRRWNCTVLRKSMRKILMRDSRETGFVNAITAAGVTYAVTKACTMGQLVECSCDKSHMRRNGGQPQMVNAATAEAALERQQRQQFSLEEQQYQRRQRYLNNGSSLTDVSPLERLGRNRKPGAGGKRGRRKFWDNIKFPQGEWEWGGCSDNVNFGLRHSRVFLDAKQRQRRSDLGTLVKLHNNNAGRLAIRDAMRLECKCHGLSGSCTVKTCWLKMPPFREVAARLRERYDSARKVALRNDGNSLMPEMPHTRQANKYQLVFADDSPDFCAPNPKTGALGTQDRECNATSYGYDSCDHLCCSRGHKHRVVAEYTNCKCVFKWCCEVTCEKCLEHREVNTCL from the exons ATGGATCTCTGCAGCACTCTCCTGCTCCACTCGCT GGCCGAGGGCACAAACATCCTACTCGATCCAAATCTAATGTGCAAAAAGACACGTCGCCTGCGTGGAAAGCTGGCCGAAATCTGCCGTCACGATTCGGCCCTGCTCAAAGAGATCATCAATGGCATTAATCTGGGCTTCCGCGAGTGCGAATTTCAATTTCGTAATCGCCGCTGGAACTGCACTGTCCTGCGCAAGAGCATGAGGAAAATTTTAATGCGCG ATTCCCGCGAAACAGGCTTCGTGAATGCCATTACAGCCGCTGGTGTTACCTATGCCGTGACCAAGGCCTGCACCATGGGCCAGCTGGTAGAATGCTCCTGTGACAAGTCCCACATGCGACGGAATGGTGGACAGCCCCAAATGGTAAATGCCGCAACCGCCGAAGCGGCCCtggagcggcagcagcggcaacagtTTTCCCTCGAAGAACAGCAATATCAACGGCGCCAGCGTTACCTCAACAACGGCAGCAGCCTGACGGATGTGTCACCTCTGGAACGTCTGGGCAGGAATCGCAAGCCTGGAGCTGGCGGCAAGCGAGGGCGTCGCAAGTTCTGGGACAACATCAAGTTCCCCCAGGGGGAATGGGAGTGGGGCGGCTGCAGTGACAATGTGAATTTTGGTCTTCGCCATTCGAGGGTGTTCCTCGATGCAAAGCAGCGTCAGAGGCGCAGCGATCTGGGCACGTTAGTGAAGCTGCACAATAATAATGCGGGAAGATTG GCCATTCGCGATGCCATGCGATTGGAATGCAAATGTCATGGCTTATCCGGATCCTGCACCGTGAAAACATGCTGGCTGAAGATGCCCCCGTTCCGGGAGGTGGCCGCACGCCTGCGCGAGAGATACGACAGTGCGCGCAAAGTGGCGCTGAGGAACGACGGCAACAGTCTGATGCCCGAGATGCCGCACACAAGACAGGCGAACAAGTACCAGCTGGTGTTTGCGGACGATTCACCCGATTTCTGTGCACCCAATCCCAAGACGGGGGCCCTGGGGACACAGGATCGGGAGTGCAATGCCACCAGTTATGGGTACGACAGCTGCGATCACCTGTGCTGCAGTCGGGGGCACAAGCATCGAGTGGTGGCCGAGTACACGAACTGCAAGTGCGTCTTCAAGTGGTGCTGCGAGGTGACCTGCGAAAAGTGCCTCGAGCATCGGGAGGTCAACACTTGCCTCTGA
- the LOC108162806 gene encoding protein Wnt-6 isoform X1 translates to MRLFMVIAILIFAMPMTGFGWAEGTNILLDPNLMCKKTRRLRGKLAEICRHDSALLKEIINGINLGFRECEFQFRNRRWNCTVLRKSMRKILMRDSRETGFVNAITAAGVTYAVTKACTMGQLVECSCDKSHMRRNGGQPQMVNAATAEAALERQQRQQFSLEEQQYQRRQRYLNNGSSLTDVSPLERLGRNRKPGAGGKRGRRKFWDNIKFPQGEWEWGGCSDNVNFGLRHSRVFLDAKQRQRRSDLGTLVKLHNNNAGRLAIRDAMRLECKCHGLSGSCTVKTCWLKMPPFREVAARLRERYDSARKVALRNDGNSLMPEMPHTRQANKYQLVFADDSPDFCAPNPKTGALGTQDRECNATSYGYDSCDHLCCSRGHKHRVVAEYTNCKCVFKWCCEVTCEKCLEHREVNTCL, encoded by the exons GGCCGAGGGCACAAACATCCTACTCGATCCAAATCTAATGTGCAAAAAGACACGTCGCCTGCGTGGAAAGCTGGCCGAAATCTGCCGTCACGATTCGGCCCTGCTCAAAGAGATCATCAATGGCATTAATCTGGGCTTCCGCGAGTGCGAATTTCAATTTCGTAATCGCCGCTGGAACTGCACTGTCCTGCGCAAGAGCATGAGGAAAATTTTAATGCGCG ATTCCCGCGAAACAGGCTTCGTGAATGCCATTACAGCCGCTGGTGTTACCTATGCCGTGACCAAGGCCTGCACCATGGGCCAGCTGGTAGAATGCTCCTGTGACAAGTCCCACATGCGACGGAATGGTGGACAGCCCCAAATGGTAAATGCCGCAACCGCCGAAGCGGCCCtggagcggcagcagcggcaacagtTTTCCCTCGAAGAACAGCAATATCAACGGCGCCAGCGTTACCTCAACAACGGCAGCAGCCTGACGGATGTGTCACCTCTGGAACGTCTGGGCAGGAATCGCAAGCCTGGAGCTGGCGGCAAGCGAGGGCGTCGCAAGTTCTGGGACAACATCAAGTTCCCCCAGGGGGAATGGGAGTGGGGCGGCTGCAGTGACAATGTGAATTTTGGTCTTCGCCATTCGAGGGTGTTCCTCGATGCAAAGCAGCGTCAGAGGCGCAGCGATCTGGGCACGTTAGTGAAGCTGCACAATAATAATGCGGGAAGATTG GCCATTCGCGATGCCATGCGATTGGAATGCAAATGTCATGGCTTATCCGGATCCTGCACCGTGAAAACATGCTGGCTGAAGATGCCCCCGTTCCGGGAGGTGGCCGCACGCCTGCGCGAGAGATACGACAGTGCGCGCAAAGTGGCGCTGAGGAACGACGGCAACAGTCTGATGCCCGAGATGCCGCACACAAGACAGGCGAACAAGTACCAGCTGGTGTTTGCGGACGATTCACCCGATTTCTGTGCACCCAATCCCAAGACGGGGGCCCTGGGGACACAGGATCGGGAGTGCAATGCCACCAGTTATGGGTACGACAGCTGCGATCACCTGTGCTGCAGTCGGGGGCACAAGCATCGAGTGGTGGCCGAGTACACGAACTGCAAGTGCGTCTTCAAGTGGTGCTGCGAGGTGACCTGCGAAAAGTGCCTCGAGCATCGGGAGGTCAACACTTGCCTCTGA